One region of Mycolicibacterium rhodesiae NBB3 genomic DNA includes:
- a CDS encoding sensor histidine kinase, with product MMGPIRRLYDFLARVLSLRVIVIVAALSVVALVITLGAWVWFGVTNDQYSQLDRRLDSVSSLGDISMLLRAAQQAGTDQAQAPDGNLVRTARIDGITVSIPPEVVLPEFGVGYANTTIDGVEYRVRTFTAGDALIAVGAPLAETQRRIDELHRRVLLICGGVIIGTVLVGSVMWSIMINPFRLLAQQARAINAQSNPDEVQVRGVQEAVEIAEAVEGMLARIGDEQQRTKAALESARDFAAVASHELRTPLTAMRTNLEVLSTLELRDDQRQEVIADVMRTQTRIEATLTALERLAQGELTTVDDFVPVDITELLDRAAHDAVRNYPDLRVSLASSTTVLMVGLPAGLRLVIDNAITNAVKHGGANEIQLSATSSGEGVEIVVDDNGTGVPEAERSAIFQRFSRGSTAARSGSGLGLALVAQQADLHGGTAAMEASPMGGARLVLRLPAPS from the coding sequence ATGATGGGACCCATCAGACGGCTGTACGACTTCCTCGCCCGCGTGCTGTCGCTGCGCGTGATCGTCATCGTCGCAGCGCTGTCGGTCGTCGCGCTTGTCATCACGCTCGGCGCATGGGTGTGGTTCGGGGTGACCAACGATCAGTACAGCCAGTTGGATCGTCGGCTCGATTCGGTGAGCAGTCTCGGCGACATCAGCATGCTGCTGCGCGCCGCGCAACAGGCAGGCACTGATCAGGCGCAGGCGCCGGACGGGAACCTGGTCCGCACAGCGCGTATCGACGGCATCACTGTGTCGATTCCCCCGGAAGTGGTGCTGCCCGAATTCGGTGTCGGCTACGCGAACACGACGATCGACGGCGTCGAGTACCGGGTTCGGACATTCACCGCGGGTGATGCGCTGATCGCGGTCGGTGCGCCGCTTGCCGAAACGCAGCGTCGCATCGACGAACTCCACCGCCGCGTGCTGTTGATCTGCGGCGGCGTGATCATCGGCACCGTCCTGGTCGGTTCGGTGATGTGGTCGATCATGATCAATCCGTTCCGACTGCTTGCGCAGCAGGCCCGCGCGATCAATGCGCAGTCCAATCCGGACGAGGTACAGGTGCGCGGCGTCCAGGAGGCCGTCGAGATCGCCGAAGCGGTCGAGGGGATGCTCGCGCGCATCGGCGATGAACAACAGCGCACCAAGGCAGCGCTCGAGTCCGCTCGTGACTTCGCGGCAGTGGCGTCACACGAACTGCGCACGCCGCTGACCGCCATGCGCACCAACCTCGAGGTCCTGTCGACCCTCGAGCTCCGCGACGACCAACGTCAGGAGGTGATCGCCGACGTGATGCGGACCCAGACCCGCATCGAGGCGACCCTCACCGCGCTGGAACGCCTGGCACAGGGTGAATTAACGACGGTTGACGACTTCGTCCCCGTCGACATCACCGAGCTGCTGGATCGCGCGGCCCATGACGCGGTGCGCAACTATCCCGATCTGCGCGTGTCGTTGGCATCGTCGACCACGGTGTTGATGGTGGGTCTGCCTGCCGGCTTGCGGCTGGTCATCGACAACGCCATCACAAATGCGGTCAAGCACGGCGGTGCCAACGAAATCCAGCTCAGCGCAACCAGTTCCGGTGAGGGAGTGGAGATCGTTGTCGACGACAACGGTACCGGCGTGCCGGAGGCGGAGCGGTCGGCCATCTTTCAGCGGTTCTCCCGGGGCTCCACGGCGGCGCGATCCGGTTCGGGCCTTGGGCTCGCGCTGGTTGCCCAGCAGGCAGACCTGCACGGTGGCACGGCGGCCATGGAGGCGAGCCCGATGGGTGGTGCGCGACTGGTGCTGCGGCTACCCGCGCCGAGTTAG